One Cupriavidus taiwanensis LMG 19424 DNA segment encodes these proteins:
- a CDS encoding mannosyltransferase family protein produces the protein MYQILAAVFRPLRSPLRVLSGKLAASHPDTARIEASKSHIATAFALAAVVLLWFLGRGLVIGTLANVEQLTGHYAATAFTWASPTSHLKPGLLAGSGGALQLTGRAPQDQRWTLRCGNDLELVIERPAGLFRQWVPLVPACERSGLSIRSDWSMLPGDGWGARDPRQLSFQVFEIRDNAGPIPLAHLVAESTGFFDVEKHDFSTSAAHVLTSRWDADWYRRIASHGYHYDGDSGRQQSVAWPFLYPMAVKALAAVLGKPVTSMMLAFNAVCLLLALALLFAIGRAAGLDAGPALIAPAWLVFNPFAFFLVGGFSESLFLLLECALVFSLVYRRYWLGAWAVALLTATRFIGLLSVVWLIHGIWSDSTSSPRKRIIQSLAVAGIAMLGVVGDIAVKWMQTGFPLAAFTVRNAWQVTPPGQWLGLLDFGKLFEGEYLALVFLGLSLFLSCIAALCKAIRQSCHAAAMLIGIGVTQVGGTLLLNPELHSVGRYLLPLAPSIVGVLALGRGHGRLVACAGVITAAGAGAMPFIVQRIAIGWPPY, from the coding sequence ATGTACCAAATCCTGGCCGCGGTATTTCGACCGCTGCGCTCCCCTCTTCGCGTGCTCAGTGGCAAGCTCGCAGCCAGCCATCCGGATACCGCCCGCATAGAAGCATCCAAGTCGCATATTGCCACGGCGTTCGCTCTTGCAGCAGTCGTTCTCCTCTGGTTCCTCGGCCGCGGTCTTGTTATCGGAACGCTTGCCAACGTAGAGCAGTTGACCGGCCACTATGCAGCCACGGCATTCACCTGGGCAAGCCCGACATCTCATCTCAAGCCCGGCCTCCTTGCTGGTTCCGGCGGCGCTTTGCAACTGACCGGTCGTGCGCCGCAAGACCAGCGCTGGACCCTGCGCTGCGGGAACGATCTGGAACTGGTCATAGAGCGGCCTGCCGGTCTGTTTCGCCAGTGGGTTCCATTGGTGCCAGCATGCGAGCGCTCCGGTCTCTCCATACGCTCCGACTGGTCGATGCTTCCAGGCGACGGCTGGGGAGCCCGCGATCCGCGCCAGCTTTCCTTTCAGGTCTTCGAAATCCGTGACAACGCCGGACCGATACCGCTGGCACACCTCGTTGCGGAATCGACCGGATTCTTTGACGTCGAGAAGCACGACTTCAGCACGTCCGCGGCGCATGTTCTCACCTCCCGCTGGGATGCCGACTGGTACCGCCGCATTGCAAGCCATGGCTACCACTACGACGGTGACAGCGGCAGGCAGCAAAGCGTCGCCTGGCCGTTCCTGTACCCCATGGCCGTGAAGGCATTGGCTGCCGTGCTCGGCAAACCGGTAACGTCGATGATGCTGGCATTCAATGCCGTCTGTCTTCTGCTTGCACTCGCGCTACTGTTCGCCATCGGCCGCGCCGCGGGCCTCGACGCTGGTCCGGCGCTCATTGCACCCGCGTGGCTGGTGTTCAATCCGTTCGCATTCTTTCTGGTAGGAGGCTTCTCCGAGTCGCTATTCCTGCTGCTCGAGTGCGCGCTCGTGTTTTCGCTGGTCTATCGGCGTTACTGGCTAGGCGCCTGGGCCGTTGCACTGCTGACGGCAACGCGCTTTATCGGATTGCTGTCTGTGGTCTGGCTGATCCACGGCATCTGGTCCGACAGCACGTCGAGCCCGCGCAAGCGGATAATCCAATCCCTTGCCGTGGCCGGAATCGCCATGCTGGGAGTGGTTGGCGACATCGCAGTCAAGTGGATGCAAACCGGTTTTCCCCTTGCTGCCTTTACGGTACGCAACGCGTGGCAGGTCACGCCGCCAGGCCAGTGGCTGGGCCTACTCGATTTCGGGAAACTGTTCGAAGGTGAATACCTGGCGCTCGTCTTCCTGGGACTGTCGCTCTTCCTCTCGTGCATCGCCGCACTTTGCAAAGCCATCCGGCAGTCCTGCCATGCGGCAGCCATGCTGATTGGCATTGGTGTCACGCAGGTAGGCGGAACGCTTCTGCTCAACCCCGAATTGCACTCGGTGGGACGCTACCTGCTGCCATTGGCGCCGTCCATCGTGGGCGTGCTCGCGTTGGGGCGCGGTCATGGCAGGCTGGTCGCTTGTGCAGGGGTTATCACGGCGGCCGGGGCGGGAGCCATGCCATTCATCGTGCAGCGCATTGCCATCGGATGGCCGCCTTATTGA
- a CDS encoding M81 family metallopeptidase yields the protein MKILIARLNHETNTFSPVPTPLGAFAPAYGDAAYRAAKGTRTAAAAFIDLAEAAGADIVVPVIAGANPSGRVAAEAYTHLCDTIIAAAHGCDAVMLDLHGAMVAENSDDGEGDLLRRLRAVLPHAPVAVALDLHGNITQALVDHADIAVSFKTYPHVDMYETGAHAGRLLLDMIAGRVRPVMAWRRPPLITHTLRSRTDEGAMQRAVALAREAERDGMLAVSVLAGFGLADIAAPCLSVIVVGDGDPAKADEVASRIAAQAWAERDGFAYQAEPLSSSIARAAQLADSADRADARPVLLLDHGDNCMSGGTCDNMAVLHEALAQGLTGIAVGPVCDAEAVAALVDAGVGATITLPVGDKVALPQLEVYPQSRPLTGTVAAITDGEYTITGPTYTGQRIRMGRTALLDIGAAQIVVTETPQEHWDLGIFTHIGIDPHRARFLLLKSRMYCRPVFVPIARAVVECDGEGVTSSRYERFPFRRVSRPVYPLDGNVAWAG from the coding sequence ATGAAGATCCTGATTGCCCGACTCAACCACGAGACCAATACCTTCTCACCGGTGCCGACACCGCTGGGTGCCTTCGCGCCGGCCTATGGCGACGCCGCCTATCGCGCCGCCAAGGGCACCCGCACCGCGGCCGCCGCCTTCATCGACCTGGCCGAAGCCGCCGGCGCCGACATCGTGGTGCCCGTGATCGCCGGCGCCAACCCGAGCGGACGCGTCGCCGCCGAGGCCTACACCCATCTGTGCGACACCATCATCGCGGCCGCACACGGTTGCGATGCGGTGATGCTCGACCTGCACGGCGCGATGGTGGCCGAGAACAGCGACGACGGCGAAGGCGACCTGCTGCGCCGCCTGCGCGCCGTGCTGCCGCACGCGCCGGTCGCGGTCGCGCTGGATCTGCACGGCAACATCACGCAGGCGCTGGTCGACCATGCCGACATCGCGGTCAGCTTCAAGACCTACCCGCACGTGGACATGTATGAAACCGGCGCCCATGCCGGGCGGCTGCTGCTCGACATGATTGCCGGGCGCGTGCGCCCGGTGATGGCGTGGCGGCGCCCGCCGCTGATCACGCACACCCTGCGCAGCCGCACCGACGAAGGCGCCATGCAGCGCGCCGTGGCGCTGGCGCGCGAGGCCGAGCGGGACGGCATGCTGGCGGTGTCGGTGCTGGCCGGCTTCGGCCTGGCCGACATCGCCGCCCCCTGCCTGAGCGTCATCGTGGTCGGCGACGGCGACCCCGCCAAGGCGGACGAGGTTGCCAGCCGGATCGCGGCACAGGCGTGGGCCGAGCGCGATGGCTTTGCCTACCAGGCGGAGCCGCTTTCCAGCTCCATCGCGCGCGCCGCGCAGCTTGCCGACAGCGCGGACCGTGCCGATGCAAGGCCGGTGCTGCTGCTCGACCATGGCGACAACTGCATGTCCGGCGGCACCTGCGACAACATGGCGGTACTGCACGAGGCACTGGCACAAGGCCTGACCGGCATCGCGGTCGGGCCCGTGTGCGATGCGGAGGCGGTCGCCGCGCTGGTCGACGCCGGCGTCGGGGCCACCATCACGCTGCCGGTCGGCGACAAGGTGGCGCTGCCCCAGCTGGAGGTCTATCCGCAAAGCAGGCCGCTGACCGGCACGGTCGCCGCGATCACCGACGGCGAGTACACCATCACCGGCCCGACCTACACCGGGCAGCGCATCCGCATGGGGCGCACCGCCTTGCTCGATATCGGCGCGGCGCAGATCGTCGTGACCGAGACCCCGCAAGAGCACTGGGACCTGGGTATCTTCACCCATATCGGCATCGATCCGCATCGGGCCAGGTTCCTGCTGCTGAAGTCGCGCATGTACTGCCGGCCGGTGTTCGTGCCGATTGCCAGGGCGGTGGTGGAGTGCGACGGGGAGGGGGTTACCAGTTCGCGTTATGAGCGGTTTCCGTTCCGGCGGGTCAGCAGGCCGGTTTATCCGTTGGATGGCAATGTCGCATGGGCGGGATAG
- a CDS encoding Zn-dependent hydrolase, translated as MTTLQAARAAAASAGARADLRIDGQRLWDTLMRLAIIGATPRGGVCRLALTDLDRQGRDFFVAEAQAAGCTIRIDAIGNIFARRAGRDNALPPVMTGSHIDTQPTGGKFDGNYGVFAGIEVLRTLADAGIVTDAPLEVAVWTNEEGSRFVPVMMGSGAFIGEFALADMLQQRDRDGISVGHALQAIGYAGPEPVGARPVGAYFEAHIEQGPVLEASDTTIGVVTGALGQRWYDVVLTGMEAHAGPTPMALRKDALLAASELVGMVNRIALDHPPHGRGTVGCLGVHPDSRNVIPGKVTMTVDLRAGDDTVLSAMDAALRTQVAALAARSGIAIDLRQVVYFPPQPFDARLVEAVRGGAQRLGHSAMDVISGAGHDAVYLARVAPAAMIFVPCKDGISHNEIEDARPEHLEAGCNVLLHAMLDAATRP; from the coding sequence ATGACGACATTGCAAGCTGCGCGCGCGGCAGCGGCGAGCGCCGGCGCGCGCGCCGACCTGCGCATCGACGGCCAGCGCCTGTGGGACACCCTGATGCGCCTGGCCATCATTGGCGCCACGCCCAGGGGCGGCGTATGCCGGCTGGCGCTGACCGACCTGGACCGCCAGGGCCGCGACTTCTTCGTCGCCGAGGCCCAGGCGGCCGGGTGCACGATCCGCATCGATGCTATCGGCAATATCTTTGCGCGGCGCGCCGGGCGCGACAACGCCTTGCCACCGGTGATGACCGGCAGCCATATCGACACCCAGCCCACCGGCGGCAAGTTCGACGGCAACTACGGCGTGTTCGCCGGCATCGAAGTGCTGCGCACGCTGGCCGACGCCGGCATCGTCACCGATGCCCCGCTGGAGGTCGCGGTCTGGACCAACGAGGAAGGCTCGCGCTTCGTTCCGGTGATGATGGGCTCGGGCGCGTTTATCGGCGAGTTCGCGCTGGCCGACATGCTGCAGCAGCGCGACCGCGACGGTATCAGCGTCGGTCACGCGTTGCAGGCCATCGGCTATGCCGGGCCGGAGCCGGTCGGCGCGCGCCCGGTCGGCGCCTACTTTGAAGCGCATATCGAGCAAGGACCGGTGCTGGAGGCTAGCGACACCACCATCGGCGTGGTCACCGGCGCGCTCGGCCAGCGCTGGTACGACGTGGTGCTGACCGGCATGGAAGCGCATGCCGGCCCTACGCCGATGGCGTTGCGCAAGGATGCGCTGCTGGCGGCATCGGAGCTGGTCGGCATGGTCAACCGCATCGCGCTCGATCATCCTCCGCATGGCCGCGGCACGGTCGGTTGCCTGGGCGTGCATCCCGATTCGCGCAATGTCATCCCCGGCAAGGTCACGATGACAGTGGACCTGCGCGCCGGCGACGACACGGTGCTGTCCGCGATGGACGCGGCACTGCGTACGCAGGTTGCCGCGCTGGCGGCGCGCAGCGGCATTGCCATCGATTTGCGGCAGGTGGTGTACTTCCCGCCGCAGCCATTCGATGCGCGGCTGGTCGAGGCGGTGCGCGGCGGCGCGCAACGGCTCGGCCATTCCGCCATGGACGTGATCAGCGGCGCCGGCCATGACGCGGTCTACCTGGCCCGCGTCGCCCCGGCGGCGATGATCTTCGTGCCGTGCAAGGATGGCATCAGCCACAACGAAATCGAAGACGCGCGGCCCGAGCACCTCGAGGCCGGCTGCAACGTGCTGCTGCACGCCATGCTCGATGCCGCCACGCGGCCATGA
- a CDS encoding ABC transporter ATP-binding protein has product MMLDVQEIHGYYGKSHVLQGVSLAVGEGELVTLLGRNGAGKSTTLKAIAGVVQPCGGRVIFRGKDVAGLAPHRIAVEGLCLVPEHRGIFKLLTVEENLKLAARRDSPWQLQDIYRIFPRLRERRGNGGAQLSGGEQQMLAIGRAMMNHPRLLMLDEPVEGLAPVIVEEIVAQLKVIKAAGVPILLVEQNLEVCMQLADRHVIIEQGRVVYTGSNDAFRADEAVKDRYLGVGLAA; this is encoded by the coding sequence ATGATGCTCGACGTACAGGAGATCCATGGCTACTACGGCAAGAGCCATGTGCTGCAGGGCGTGTCGCTGGCGGTCGGCGAAGGCGAGCTGGTCACGCTGCTGGGGCGCAACGGCGCCGGCAAGTCGACCACGCTCAAGGCCATTGCCGGCGTGGTCCAGCCCTGCGGCGGGCGCGTGATCTTCCGCGGCAAGGACGTTGCCGGCCTGGCGCCGCACCGGATTGCCGTCGAAGGCCTGTGCCTGGTGCCCGAGCACCGCGGCATCTTCAAGCTGCTGACGGTGGAAGAGAACCTCAAGCTGGCCGCGCGCCGCGATTCGCCGTGGCAGCTGCAGGACATCTACCGCATCTTCCCGCGTCTGCGCGAGCGGCGCGGCAACGGCGGCGCGCAGCTGTCCGGCGGCGAACAGCAGATGCTCGCGATCGGGCGCGCGATGATGAACCATCCGCGCCTGCTGATGCTCGACGAGCCGGTAGAAGGGCTGGCCCCGGTGATCGTGGAAGAGATCGTGGCGCAGCTCAAGGTCATCAAGGCCGCCGGCGTGCCGATTCTGCTGGTGGAGCAGAACCTGGAGGTCTGCATGCAGCTGGCCGACCGCCACGTGATCATCGAGCAGGGCAGGGTGGTCTACACCGGCAGCAACGACGCCTTCCGCGCCGACGAGGCGGTCAAGGACCGCTATCTCGGCGTCGGGCTGGCGGCCTGA
- a CDS encoding ABC transporter ATP-binding protein: protein MSTATTPILEATGIVKQYGKFTALGGVDLRVMPGTIHSVIGPNGAGKTTLFHMLTGTKEVSAGRIVFDGKDVTAEADYQRVQRGIARSFQVTSLFPSLPVRENLRLAALGTSPRKAMSGWRLPVGELACGEVVDQVLERLELTRVADSAAGVLSHGQQRRLEVGMALAARPRAIFLDEPTSGMGVDDLGAMKRLIRGLAADHTVVLIEHNMDIVMDISDTVTVMQQGKVLMEGPPAAVRGDPRVRAAYLGNMITGGRG, encoded by the coding sequence ATGAGCACCGCCACCACCCCCATTCTCGAAGCCACCGGCATCGTCAAGCAGTACGGTAAGTTCACGGCGCTGGGCGGGGTCGACCTGCGCGTGATGCCGGGCACGATCCATTCCGTGATCGGCCCCAACGGCGCCGGCAAGACCACGCTGTTCCACATGCTGACCGGCACCAAGGAAGTCAGCGCCGGCCGCATCGTCTTCGACGGCAAGGACGTCACGGCCGAAGCCGACTACCAGCGCGTGCAGCGCGGCATCGCGCGCTCGTTCCAGGTCACCAGCCTGTTCCCGAGCCTGCCGGTGCGCGAGAACCTGCGCCTTGCCGCGCTGGGTACGTCACCGCGCAAGGCCATGAGCGGATGGCGCTTGCCGGTCGGCGAACTGGCCTGCGGCGAGGTCGTCGACCAGGTGCTCGAACGGCTGGAACTGACGCGCGTCGCGGACAGCGCCGCAGGGGTGCTGTCGCACGGCCAGCAACGGCGCCTGGAGGTCGGCATGGCGCTGGCCGCACGGCCGCGCGCGATCTTCCTGGACGAGCCCACCTCGGGCATGGGCGTCGACGACCTCGGCGCGATGAAGCGGCTGATCCGCGGGCTGGCCGCGGACCACACCGTCGTGCTGATCGAACACAACATGGACATCGTCATGGATATCTCGGACACCGTCACGGTGATGCAGCAAGGCAAGGTGCTGATGGAGGGGCCGCCCGCTGCCGTGCGCGGCGACCCGCGCGTGCGCGCCGCCTATCTCGGCAACATGATTACCGGAGGCAGGGGATGA
- a CDS encoding branched-chain amino acid ABC transporter permease, producing the protein MAMQRQWLLRYRFWWLALGVTLLLPLTMRSGTLATEVLIYAMAAMACNLLLGYTGLLSFGQGIFFGLGSYAVGLALTRASLPMPLALLLAIAIGAAAAALVGWFAIRQRGTYFVMLTLAFAQMFYFLAYTAPGITGGDNGLLDIPRPPLSVAGHALVPLASPWQFYGFVAVLFLAVFLAVLRVTESVLGRTLLAIRDNEERALAVGYNVKAFKLLAFMVSGAVTGLAGALHAMLTGIAPLTNIDYHASEMILVMTVIGGTGNIFASVLGAAFYVLLADWLSTLWPRWLMLLGFLLIAVSLFMQRGLWGLGATLWDRLRGVRRAPVTQEESA; encoded by the coding sequence ATGGCTATGCAAAGACAATGGCTCTTGCGCTACCGTTTCTGGTGGCTGGCACTCGGCGTCACGCTGCTGCTGCCGCTGACGATGCGCTCCGGCACGCTTGCCACCGAAGTGCTGATCTACGCGATGGCCGCCATGGCGTGCAACCTGCTGCTCGGCTACACCGGCCTGCTGTCGTTCGGGCAGGGCATCTTCTTCGGGCTGGGCAGCTATGCGGTGGGGCTGGCGCTGACCCGCGCCAGCCTGCCGATGCCGCTGGCGCTGCTGCTGGCGATCGCGATCGGCGCTGCCGCGGCGGCTCTGGTCGGCTGGTTTGCGATCCGGCAGCGCGGTACCTACTTCGTGATGCTGACGCTGGCGTTCGCGCAGATGTTCTACTTCCTGGCCTATACCGCGCCCGGCATCACCGGCGGCGACAACGGCCTGCTGGATATCCCGCGTCCGCCGCTGTCCGTGGCGGGCCATGCGCTGGTGCCGCTGGCGTCGCCATGGCAGTTCTATGGTTTCGTCGCGGTGCTGTTCCTGGCGGTGTTCCTGGCGGTGCTGCGCGTGACCGAGTCGGTGCTGGGACGCACGCTGCTGGCGATCCGCGACAACGAAGAGCGCGCCCTGGCGGTCGGCTACAACGTCAAGGCGTTCAAGCTGCTGGCCTTCATGGTCTCCGGCGCGGTCACCGGGCTGGCCGGCGCGCTGCATGCGATGCTGACCGGCATCGCGCCGCTGACCAATATCGACTACCACGCCAGCGAGATGATCCTGGTGATGACCGTGATCGGCGGCACCGGCAATATCTTTGCCTCGGTGCTGGGCGCCGCCTTCTACGTGCTGCTGGCGGACTGGTTGTCGACGCTGTGGCCGCGCTGGCTGATGCTGCTCGGCTTCCTGCTGATCGCGGTCAGCCTGTTCATGCAGCGCGGGCTGTGGGGGCTGGGCGCCACGCTATGGGATCGCCTGCGCGGCGTGCGCCGCGCCCCCGTCACGCAGGAGGAAAGCGCATGA